The following nucleotide sequence is from Gallaecimonas pentaromativorans.
CATGGCCATCGGCGGAGATCTGCGGGGTCACATCCAGGGCGATACCCGAGAAGAACGGCGTTAACTGGATACCGTTACTGATGGTGTTGGTGCTGGTGCCGCTGTTGGTGAGCTGGGACTGCACGTCGGTGACGAAATACTCGTCGCTGCCCACCTTGATCACCGCTTTTTGGTTATTGGTGGCGGTAACACGCGGACTGGACAGCACCTGGGTGTCGCCCTGGGTATCTAAGAGATTAATAACGGCGCCAAAGTCGCCTTTGCTGAAGGTAACCGCCGTTACCCCGCCTAAGGCAGCAGACAAGGCGTTGGACGGCGTGACCCCGGAGGTGGTGAGGTTGAACTGGTTGCGGCCGGTGGCGTCCTCGAAGGCCCGTTGCCAATTGATGCCCTGTTGGTAATCGTTGTTGAGGGTGACTTCAATGATCTTGGCCTCAAGCACCACCTGGCGCTGCAGGTGATCCTGAGTCTGGGTGAGAAAATCCTTCACGTTTCGCAGCTCGTCCGGGTAGGCCCGCACCGTAACCAGACCGGCTAATGGGTCCACCGCCACCATGCGGCCATCACCCTTGCCAACCATGGCGTTGAGCACTTTCTCGAGCTGGTCCCACAGGTCCGCTTCGGAGCGGGACTCAAGGCGGGTGCCAGAGGTCATCTCGCTGCTGTTGTTATTGAGCGAGCCGTTGCCATTGCCGTTGTTGTTGTTATCAAAGCCGTTGTTATTGTTGGCATAGTTGCCGTTGTTGTTGCGATTGCTTTCGGTCAACTGCCCGGAGGTAATGGAGGTGCGCGACAACCCCTTGCGGCTCATCAGCAGGTAGTTGACGGCCAAGGTCTCGGTGCGCAGCCCGGCCGGGTATACCCGTACCAGGTTGCCTTGGCGGCGAATGTCATAGCCGTAGAGATCTTCGAGCACCGAGAATACGTCGGCCAGGGTGACATTATGCAGATCCAACGTCACCTTGCCGGTTACCCCCGGATGCAGGGCCAGCGAATAAGGGGTGCCCTTGACCAGCCCCGCCAGCAGGTCCCGTACGTCGGTGTCCTTGGCCGAAACATTAATGCGCTGCTCCGGCATCGGCGGCGGCGCCACCAGCCCGGAAAGCAGTTCCCGCTCCAGGGCCGCCGGCGGTTTTGGCGCCGCCGGTTTGGCCGCCGCTGGCAACTGACTTTTGACATCGGCAACGCCACGGTTGGCATTGCGCTGCGACGGGCTCTGGCAGGCAACCAGCAGGGCTGCCATCAGCAAGGTCACAGATTGGGTGGTTAACCGTCTTAGCATGGGTTCCTCAATGTCCTGTCGGGTTTACCGCTGTCACGGCGTTATCGTCGAACAGCTTGAGCAGCTCTCGACGGCTGCCGCTGACCAGCGACACCTGATTCTTGTCAATATGGCTGAGGGTCCAGCCCTGCACCTTGTCCCCAATGGCCAGCACCTGGCCATTGATGATGGCCCGCGCCGGGCGCGTCTGCAGCACCGCCGACAGCACCAGCGGCGCCTGGGGTTGGCGGCTGGCCTGGCCATGGTTGCCCGGCGGCCGGGTGGGGTCTTTTAGCGCCTCGGCCTCGGCCCCGGCACTAAGCGCCAAGATAATGAGGACTGGTGCCCAGGGTGTAGACATGGATCTGGATCTCTGCGTCAGGGTAATGGTCTTGTTTGAAGTCCAGGCTCTGCCAGTAAAAATGCCAGGGCAGTTTCTCGACTTCCTTCAAAAAGGTCAGGGTGGGCAGGTAACCGCCCTTTAAAGTCAGGCTCAGGCCATGGCGA
It contains:
- the mshL gene encoding pilus (MSHA type) biogenesis protein MshL, with the translated sequence MLRRLTTQSVTLLMAALLVACQSPSQRNANRGVADVKSQLPAAAKPAAPKPPAALERELLSGLVAPPPMPEQRINVSAKDTDVRDLLAGLVKGTPYSLALHPGVTGKVTLDLHNVTLADVFSVLEDLYGYDIRRQGNLVRVYPAGLRTETLAVNYLLMSRKGLSRTSITSGQLTESNRNNNGNYANNNNGFDNNNNGNGNGSLNNNSSEMTSGTRLESRSEADLWDQLEKVLNAMVGKGDGRMVAVDPLAGLVTVRAYPDELRNVKDFLTQTQDHLQRQVVLEAKIIEVTLNNDYQQGINWQRAFEDATGRNQFNLTTSGVTPSNALSAALGGVTAVTFSKGDFGAVINLLDTQGDTQVLSSPRVTATNNQKAVIKVGSDEYFVTDVQSQLTNSGTSTNTISNGIQLTPFFSGIALDVTPQISADGHVLLHVHPSVTDVSEQIKTLSLSGSTEPTVLPLAHSDIRESDTIVRAKSGDVVVIGGLMRTNNRQQVSKTPLLGDIPWLGQLFTSRRDVKEKTELVILLKPVVIEGSQDWAPQLDRSRELLDKWYPKAR